The following are encoded together in the Lysobacter silvisoli genome:
- a CDS encoding alpha/beta fold hydrolase, which produces MKLATLALWACTTLAVLSPAAAIAAETPAAPARPAVTVNADVTKARKEIGGINYYYEVRGKGEPLLLLHGGLGAIEMFGPVLTQLAEHRQVIAVDLQGHGRTPLGQRPFSCQAIGDDLAALTRSLGHKQVDVMGYSLGGCVALRMAIQHPQQVRRLVLVSAGYSDDGFYPGIRAQQNGLTGAIAPMMKDTPMFRTYEAIAPDASEFPRLLDTLGEFMRAHYDWSAEIKQLKGPVMLVYGDGDMFKPEHMVRFYQLLGGGLQDAGWGRETLSPNRLAILPDLTHYDIFASPRLAATALPFLDGRSDAKSWAEQVPAQ; this is translated from the coding sequence ATGAAACTCGCCACCCTGGCCCTGTGGGCCTGCACCACGCTCGCCGTGCTTTCGCCGGCCGCCGCGATCGCGGCCGAAACCCCCGCCGCGCCCGCGCGCCCCGCCGTCACCGTCAATGCCGACGTGACCAAGGCGCGCAAGGAAATCGGCGGCATCAACTACTACTACGAAGTGCGCGGCAAGGGCGAGCCTCTGCTGTTGTTGCATGGCGGCCTGGGCGCCATCGAAATGTTCGGCCCGGTGCTGACCCAGCTGGCCGAACACCGCCAGGTGATCGCCGTGGACCTGCAGGGCCACGGCCGCACCCCGCTGGGCCAGCGGCCTTTCAGCTGCCAGGCCATCGGCGACGACCTGGCCGCACTGACCCGGAGCCTGGGTCATAAGCAGGTCGACGTGATGGGTTACTCGCTGGGCGGTTGCGTGGCCCTGCGGATGGCGATCCAGCATCCGCAGCAGGTGCGCCGGCTGGTGCTGGTGTCGGCCGGCTACTCCGACGACGGCTTCTATCCCGGCATCCGCGCGCAGCAGAACGGCCTGACCGGCGCGATCGCGCCGATGATGAAGGACACGCCCATGTTCCGTACCTACGAGGCGATCGCGCCGGACGCCAGCGAGTTCCCGCGCCTGCTCGACACCCTGGGCGAGTTCATGCGCGCGCATTACGACTGGTCGGCCGAGATCAAGCAGCTCAAGGGCCCGGTGATGCTGGTCTACGGCGACGGCGACATGTTCAAGCCCGAGCACATGGTGCGCTTCTACCAGTTGCTCGGCGGCGGCCTGCAGGACGCAGGCTGGGGCCGCGAGACCCTGTCGCCCAATCGCCTGGCGATCCTGCCCGACCTGACCCACTACGACATCTTCGCCTCGCCGCGCCTGGCCGCCACCGCGCTGCCGTTCCTGGACGGTCGCAGCGATGCCAAGAGCTGGGCGGAGCAGGTGCCGGCGCAGTAA
- a CDS encoding glycosyltransferase, which translates to MPDSLAPFAKPIAIFTIGTLGDVRPCVALGQGLQRAGHPVRIVTSANFEPLVRDSGLEFRPLTADFQDLLDGDRSISERGLNLYAMARTFRERYARWAEHWVAEGLAASEGAGLLIGVSNAIQLAKALSEARGIPFAIARLQPLTPSRLLPPMVLAGTRERLPGALSLGLYKLIHLLVWYVMQPAINERVRPQLGLPRFPWYGPHLGRRPQQELTINGYSAQLLPRPADWPASSQVTGYWFLDQSHWRPSAGLQRFLDAGEAPVYVGFGSMVNDDAAGFTRTVLDALARSGRRAVLATGWGGLDGEEGQRDERTYILRHAPHDALFPLMCAAVHHGGAGTTAAAVRAGIPSVVVPFYGDQPFWARCLQRRGVAPPAVQRKALDAASLAAAIDATQQPAMREAAAALGRSVRAEDGVGAAVRQLRDWGLLSASPSLRSVA; encoded by the coding sequence ATGCCTGACTCGCTCGCACCTTTCGCCAAGCCCATCGCCATCTTCACCATCGGCACCCTGGGCGACGTGCGCCCCTGCGTGGCCCTGGGTCAGGGCCTGCAGCGCGCCGGCCACCCGGTGCGCATCGTCACCAGCGCCAATTTCGAGCCCCTGGTGCGCGATAGCGGTCTGGAGTTCCGGCCGCTGACCGCCGACTTCCAGGATCTGCTCGACGGCGACCGCAGCATCTCCGAGCGCGGCCTCAATCTGTACGCGATGGCGCGCACCTTCCGCGAGCGCTACGCGCGCTGGGCCGAGCATTGGGTGGCCGAAGGCCTGGCCGCCAGCGAAGGCGCCGGCCTATTGATCGGCGTGAGCAACGCGATCCAACTGGCCAAGGCGTTGTCGGAAGCGCGCGGCATCCCGTTCGCGATCGCGCGCCTGCAGCCGCTCACGCCTTCGCGCCTGCTGCCGCCGATGGTGCTGGCCGGCACCCGCGAACGCCTGCCCGGCGCGCTCAGCCTGGGCTTGTACAAGCTGATCCACCTGCTGGTCTGGTACGTGATGCAGCCGGCGATCAACGAGCGCGTGCGCCCGCAATTGGGTTTGCCGCGCTTTCCCTGGTACGGTCCGCACCTGGGCCGGCGCCCGCAGCAGGAACTCACGATCAACGGCTACAGCGCGCAGCTGCTGCCGCGCCCCGCGGACTGGCCGGCCAGTTCCCAGGTCACCGGTTACTGGTTCCTCGATCAAAGTCACTGGCGCCCCAGCGCCGGTTTGCAGCGTTTTCTCGATGCGGGCGAGGCGCCGGTGTACGTGGGCTTCGGCAGCATGGTCAACGACGACGCGGCCGGCTTCACCCGCACCGTGCTCGACGCGCTCGCGCGCAGCGGCCGCCGCGCCGTGCTCGCCACCGGCTGGGGCGGCCTGGACGGCGAAGAGGGCCAGCGCGACGAGCGCACCTACATACTGCGCCACGCCCCGCACGACGCGCTGTTCCCGCTGATGTGCGCGGCCGTGCACCACGGCGGCGCCGGCACCACCGCCGCAGCGGTACGCGCCGGCATCCCTTCGGTGGTGGTGCCGTTCTACGGCGACCAGCCGTTCTGGGCGCGCTGCCTGCAGCGCCGCGGCGTGGCGCCGCCGGCGGTGCAACGCAAGGCCCTGGATGCGGCGTCGCTGGCCGCGGCCATCGACGCCACCCAGCAGCCGGCGATGCGCGAGGCCGCCGCGGCATTGGGCCGCAGCGTGCGCGCCGAGGACGGTGTGGGCGCCGCGGTGCGGCAACTGCGCGACTGGGGGCTGCTGTCCGCATCGCCATCGTTGCGGAGCGTGGCATGA
- a CDS encoding glycosyltransferase, with protein MTRYGLIFVLYRPNAEFVANLRHARAICADLVAVDNTPEPDAELHDALHREGLAVLVNRNRGGLAGAYNRGAEVLLARGCEVIFLLDQDSRIEATFFDGMMQACAQIGDERFVLGPRVYEVNLGKCMPTFPPGRRFPRPVRMNDHRSGLFPTLFVISSGSAISAAAYRALGAFREDYFIEYLDIEYGLRASSQGVPVYMNAAVTLEQTTGQIERHGKLYTTHHVAWRRYYGARNAVHCLRLYKAHWGFHWLAGALALHQGLCVALFEPDKRRKLAAIACGYWDGRRGRLGTFESLHPRLHAYCTGARRQTATPVAAGSAPGSAP; from the coding sequence ATGACCCGCTACGGCCTGATCTTCGTGCTGTACCGCCCCAACGCCGAGTTCGTCGCCAACCTGCGCCACGCGCGCGCGATCTGCGCCGACCTGGTGGCGGTGGACAACACGCCCGAGCCCGACGCCGAACTGCACGACGCCCTGCACCGCGAAGGCCTGGCGGTGCTGGTCAACCGCAACCGCGGCGGCCTGGCCGGCGCCTACAACCGCGGCGCGGAGGTGCTGCTGGCGCGCGGCTGCGAGGTGATCTTCCTGCTCGACCAGGACTCCAGGATCGAGGCCACGTTCTTCGACGGCATGATGCAGGCCTGCGCCCAGATCGGCGACGAGCGCTTCGTGCTCGGCCCGCGCGTGTACGAGGTCAACCTGGGCAAGTGCATGCCGACCTTTCCGCCAGGCCGCCGCTTTCCGCGGCCGGTGCGCATGAACGACCACCGCAGCGGCCTGTTCCCGACCCTGTTCGTGATCTCCTCCGGTTCGGCGATTTCGGCGGCGGCCTACCGCGCGCTGGGCGCGTTCCGCGAGGACTATTTCATCGAGTATCTGGACATCGAGTACGGCCTGCGCGCGTCCAGCCAGGGCGTGCCGGTGTACATGAACGCCGCGGTGACCCTGGAGCAGACCACCGGCCAGATCGAGCGCCACGGCAAGCTCTACACCACCCACCACGTGGCTTGGCGCCGCTACTACGGCGCGCGCAACGCGGTGCATTGCCTGCGCCTGTACAAGGCGCATTGGGGTTTCCATTGGCTGGCCGGCGCGCTGGCGCTGCACCAGGGCCTGTGCGTGGCGCTGTTCGAGCCGGACAAGCGGCGCAAGCTGGCGGCGATCGCCTGCGGTTACTGGGACGGGCGCCGCGGCCGCCTGGGCACCTTCGAAAGCCTGCATCCGCGCCTGCACGCGTACTGCACCGGCGCGCGTCGCCAAACCGCGACGCCTGTGGCCGCCGGATCGGCGCCCGGGAGCGCGCCATGA
- a CDS encoding amino acid permease gives MSQTALSAPAAEAPQGAAMKPRQLVMMGLGSAIGAGLFLGSGVGVQAAGPAVLLSYLIAGTLVIIVMRALGEMAAARPASGAFSVYAADAMGATAGATLGWLWWAQLVIVIAAEAVGAAGLLATLWPGVSVAALSVLFMAVFTAINLLGVRNFGAFEFWFAILKVAAILAFIAIGIALLAGWLPGVSSPGLSNFTAHGGFAPKGWGGVGAALLVVIFAFGGTEIVAVAAAETQDPVRSITRAIRTVAWRILVFYIGSLSVIIAVVPWTSEALKSPFAAVLQVANIPGAAAAITLVAVVALLSALNANLYGASRMIYSLAERGEAPRFLGAADRRQVPVAAVLASVAFGFFAALLELWYPEKVLPALLNVVGSTCLLVWAMSLISQLILRRRADRLGTPLPFRMAGFPYLTWLGLLMLAGIFALALLTEGPRMQLLSTAVFTLGIAALSEVARRLRSRG, from the coding sequence ATGAGCCAGACCGCCCTGTCCGCCCCCGCCGCCGAAGCGCCGCAGGGGGCCGCGATGAAGCCGCGCCAGTTGGTGATGATGGGGCTGGGCAGCGCGATCGGCGCGGGGTTGTTCCTGGGCTCGGGCGTGGGCGTGCAGGCGGCCGGGCCGGCGGTGCTGCTGTCCTACCTGATCGCCGGCACCCTGGTGATCATCGTGATGCGCGCGCTGGGCGAAATGGCCGCGGCGCGGCCGGCCAGCGGCGCCTTCTCGGTGTATGCGGCCGACGCCATGGGCGCCACCGCCGGCGCCACCCTGGGCTGGCTGTGGTGGGCGCAGCTGGTGATCGTGATCGCAGCCGAGGCGGTGGGCGCGGCCGGGCTGCTGGCCACGCTGTGGCCGGGCGTGTCGGTGGCGGCGCTGTCGGTGCTGTTCATGGCGGTGTTCACCGCGATCAACCTGCTGGGCGTGCGCAACTTCGGCGCCTTCGAATTCTGGTTCGCGATCCTCAAGGTCGCGGCCATCCTGGCCTTCATCGCCATCGGCATCGCCCTGCTGGCCGGCTGGCTGCCGGGCGTGAGCTCGCCGGGGCTGTCCAACTTCACTGCCCACGGCGGCTTCGCGCCCAAGGGCTGGGGCGGCGTGGGCGCGGCCTTGCTGGTGGTGATCTTCGCTTTCGGCGGCACCGAGATCGTGGCCGTGGCCGCGGCCGAAACCCAGGACCCGGTGCGCAGCATCACCCGCGCGATCCGCACGGTGGCCTGGCGCATCCTGGTGTTCTACATCGGCTCGCTGAGCGTGATCATCGCGGTGGTGCCCTGGACCAGCGAGGCGCTGAAGTCGCCGTTCGCGGCGGTCCTGCAGGTGGCCAACATTCCGGGCGCCGCGGCCGCGATCACCCTGGTGGCGGTGGTGGCGCTGCTGTCGGCGCTCAACGCCAACCTCTACGGCGCCTCGCGCATGATCTACTCGCTGGCCGAACGCGGCGAAGCGCCGCGCTTCCTGGGCGCGGCCGACCGCCGCCAGGTGCCGGTGGCGGCGGTGCTGGCCAGCGTGGCCTTCGGCTTCTTCGCCGCGCTGCTGGAGCTGTGGTACCCGGAAAAGGTGCTGCCCGCGCTGCTCAACGTGGTCGGCTCGACCTGCCTGCTGGTGTGGGCCATGTCGCTGATCTCGCAGCTGATCCTACGCCGGCGCGCCGACCGCCTGGGCACGCCGCTGCCGTTCCGCATGGCCGGCTTCCCCTACCTGACCTGGCTGGGCCTGCTGATGCTGGCCGGCATCTTCGCCCTGGCGCTGCTGACCGAGGGTCCGCGCATGCAACTGCTGTCCACGGCGGTGTTCACCCTGGGCATCGCCGCGCTCAGCGAGGTGGCTCGTCGATTGCGCTCGCGCGGCTGA
- a CDS encoding condensation domain-containing protein has translation MTTARPLTLYERALYGEGLLPGNVILTASLDGTLEEADLRRALAQLQARHPLLRCLIQTHDGRPWFVPQQSAPPLPLRIVARAGHDDWNAWADRELQTPIDGARFPLARVLWLRGERHHELIVVCHHAICDGRALIALLDGLLRACAYPEQTPAPRDALPAFADLVPAIVRHDPRLQRSIRWRAAALRLLLRLLPQRPTQHYGAVYRELWTLDEAATRRLSERCRQEGVSLYAALALAHIQAFREVCGRRVRRYRAPVDMRRLLPAIGDDALFGIAPTVELKPGAPFDGRARDTFWTRARALQDDLQERIEALGPRTVRNFLGLELLHPVYARMAAYGRAQRAGAELTLSNLGRLPLAQDYRGLRLRAVRGISGLVGETPAQLLTIAGYAGRLEFVLASDEDSLPRAQALRIRERATDLLQALGEAAQTHPANAAPVRAP, from the coding sequence ATGACTACGGCGCGGCCGCTGACCCTGTACGAACGCGCGCTCTACGGCGAAGGCCTGCTGCCAGGCAACGTGATCCTCACCGCCAGCCTGGACGGCACGCTCGAAGAAGCCGACCTGCGCCGCGCCCTGGCGCAGTTGCAGGCACGCCATCCCCTGCTGCGCTGCCTGATCCAGACCCACGACGGCCGCCCCTGGTTCGTGCCGCAACAATCGGCGCCCCCGTTGCCGCTGCGCATCGTCGCGCGCGCCGGCCACGACGACTGGAACGCCTGGGCCGACCGCGAACTGCAAACGCCCATCGACGGCGCGCGTTTCCCGCTGGCGCGCGTGCTGTGGCTGCGCGGCGAGCGCCACCACGAGCTGATCGTGGTCTGTCACCACGCCATCTGCGACGGCCGCGCCCTGATCGCCCTGCTCGACGGCCTGCTGCGCGCCTGCGCCTACCCCGAGCAAACGCCCGCCCCGCGCGATGCCCTACCCGCCTTCGCCGATCTGGTGCCGGCGATCGTGCGCCACGATCCGCGCCTGCAGCGCAGCATCCGCTGGCGCGCGGCGGCATTGCGGCTGCTGCTGCGCCTGCTGCCGCAGCGGCCCACCCAGCACTACGGCGCGGTCTATCGCGAGCTATGGACCCTGGACGAAGCCGCGACCCGGCGCCTGTCCGAACGCTGCCGCCAGGAAGGCGTGAGCCTGTACGCCGCGCTCGCGCTGGCGCACATCCAGGCCTTTCGCGAGGTCTGCGGCCGCCGCGTCCGCCGCTACCGCGCGCCCGTGGACATGCGCCGGCTGCTGCCGGCGATCGGCGACGACGCGCTGTTCGGCATCGCCCCCACGGTGGAACTCAAACCGGGCGCGCCGTTCGACGGCCGCGCACGCGATACGTTCTGGACGCGCGCACGCGCATTGCAGGACGACCTGCAAGAACGCATCGAAGCCCTGGGCCCACGCACCGTGCGCAACTTCCTGGGCCTGGAACTGCTGCACCCGGTGTACGCGCGCATGGCCGCCTACGGCCGCGCCCAGCGTGCCGGCGCCGAGCTCACCCTGAGCAACCTGGGCCGGCTGCCGCTGGCCCAGGACTACCGCGGCCTGCGCCTGCGCGCGGTGCGCGGCATCTCCGGGCTGGTCGGCGAAACGCCGGCGCAGCTGCTGACCATCGCCGGCTACGCCGGCCGGCTCGAGTTCGTGCTGGCCTCGGACGAAGACTCGCTGCCGCGCGCGCAGGCACTGCGCATCCGCGAGCGCGCGACCGACTTGCTGCAAGCCCTGGGCGAGGCCGCCCAGACCCATCCCGCCAACGCCGCCCCGGTACGCGCGCCATGA
- a CDS encoding non-ribosomal peptide synthetase: MNVAHAVPLPLSVAQLGLWFGQKIAGPGANFNLAEAIEIRGWIDPGLFLRALRQVSSEADALRLRLVDIDGVPHQQVVGERIDHFPYFDLSGEPDPDAAAEGWMADELSAHAELDAGPLWACALFKLGHERHVWYHRAHHIVLDGYGGGLIARRVAEIYAAYAVNREPEPARFPSLASLLAGEDEYRASDRCRRDREYWHAQLAELPEPATLSRRSRRHGTGLRRSSGVLDGIATRRLRALGKTYSASLPQVLIALVAAYYYRATGASDLVLGMPVSGRVNHALRRTPGMVANAVLLRLSLSPAMRLSELIAQTSRVVAQALRHQRYRYEDLRRELGLVGQGQRVAWLGVNIEPFDYVLEFAGALGTPRNLSNGTAEDLTVFVYDRGDDNGLRFDFDANPALYDADELDAHRRRLERLLAAALSDPSTALGDIDLLEREERDRLLLQWNDTAAPVQAATLPARFAEQAARSPDATAVRCDGRRLSYRELLLRSQHQAQRLVERGVTPGRIVAMALPRDERLLTAMLAIGYAGAAYLPLDPDAPDERLAAMLNDARPALLLTTPELAPRLSRLGVTAATMNLCGPSATPLPLDRSTPEGGAYVLYTSGSTGLPKGVEVSHRNLDNLLEAMRRQLSPHAGDRFLAVTTAVFDVAALELFLPLVVGAQTVIAAADVVRDPPRLAELIREHRIGYVQATPSLWRMLLANGDTDLSGVHALAAGEALSAELAQRLARLADKVSNLYGPTETTVYSTAIQLTPADLAAPPIGRPLLNTRLYVLDSAGGLMPAGCAGELYIGGAGVAKGYLNRPELTAQRFLPDPFDPRGGRMYRTGDRVRWREDGVLEYLGRGDQQLKVRGNRVEPGEIESQLMRHADVAEAAVVAETAVGEGGLRLIAYVVPAAGAALQTDALRRYLARKLPDYMVPAALVPLDALPLTASGKLDRKALPAPERGDRAGFAPPRNELERQLAAMWAELLALPQVSIHDSFFDLGGDSLTAAQLIARLPERFGKRLPVASLFDASTVAGLAALLERTEHEHGDPLGPVLSLRRPPPRPERAPPRPLFCIHPIAGLSLGYAGLLRHLDPALPVYGLQARGLRGDEALPASIEAIAADYLAQIKRLQPEGPYRLLGRSLGGTIAHALAAQLRELGQPVELLAMIDSYLFAPQARADDPAEDARAALDFLGIAAAADTAPRSLDELAPALLAHNARAMPLLHEIARDNPRFVERAFAVMRNNLSLARRHAPPRLDLDLVYFHATQRHAEPPPWVRHRPEDWQPYIGGRFELHALDCHHEGVLDPAPAARIGQVLRQRLDAARERGSDDDAQHRSLAHA, translated from the coding sequence ATGAACGTAGCGCATGCAGTTCCGTTGCCGCTGTCCGTGGCCCAGCTCGGTCTCTGGTTCGGCCAGAAGATCGCCGGGCCCGGCGCCAATTTCAATCTGGCCGAAGCCATCGAGATCCGTGGCTGGATCGACCCGGGCCTGTTCCTGCGCGCGCTGCGCCAGGTCTCATCCGAGGCCGACGCGCTGCGCCTGCGCCTGGTCGACATCGACGGCGTGCCGCACCAGCAGGTGGTGGGCGAGCGCATCGACCATTTCCCCTACTTCGACCTCAGCGGCGAGCCCGATCCGGACGCCGCCGCCGAAGGCTGGATGGCCGACGAACTGTCCGCGCACGCCGAACTCGACGCCGGACCGCTGTGGGCCTGCGCGCTGTTCAAGCTCGGCCACGAGCGCCACGTCTGGTACCACCGCGCCCACCACATCGTGCTCGACGGTTACGGCGGCGGGCTGATCGCGCGCCGCGTGGCCGAGATCTATGCCGCCTATGCCGTCAACCGCGAGCCCGAGCCCGCGCGCTTCCCCAGCCTGGCCTCGCTGCTGGCCGGCGAAGACGAATACCGCGCCAGCGACCGCTGCCGGCGCGACCGCGAGTACTGGCACGCGCAGCTGGCCGAACTGCCGGAGCCGGCCACGCTGTCGCGCCGCAGCCGGCGCCACGGCACCGGCCTGCGCCGCAGCAGCGGCGTGCTCGACGGCATCGCCACGCGCCGCCTGCGCGCGCTGGGCAAGACCTATTCGGCCAGCCTGCCGCAGGTGCTGATCGCCTTGGTCGCGGCCTATTACTACCGCGCCACCGGCGCGTCCGATCTGGTCCTGGGCATGCCGGTCAGCGGCCGGGTCAACCATGCCCTGCGGCGCACGCCGGGCATGGTCGCCAATGCGGTGCTGCTGCGGCTGTCGCTGTCGCCGGCCATGCGCCTGAGCGAACTGATCGCGCAGACCTCGCGCGTGGTCGCGCAGGCGCTACGCCATCAGCGCTACCGCTACGAGGACCTGCGCCGCGAACTGGGCCTGGTCGGACAAGGTCAGCGCGTGGCCTGGCTGGGTGTGAACATCGAGCCCTTCGACTACGTGCTGGAGTTCGCCGGCGCCCTGGGCACGCCGCGCAACCTGTCCAACGGCACGGCCGAGGACCTGACCGTGTTCGTCTACGACCGCGGCGACGACAACGGCCTGCGCTTCGACTTCGACGCCAACCCGGCCCTGTACGATGCCGACGAGCTCGACGCCCACCGCCGCCGGCTGGAACGCCTGCTCGCAGCCGCGCTGTCCGACCCGTCGACGGCGCTGGGCGACATCGACCTGCTCGAGCGCGAAGAGCGCGATCGTCTGCTGCTGCAATGGAACGACACTGCCGCGCCGGTGCAGGCCGCCACCCTGCCCGCGCGCTTCGCCGAACAGGCCGCGCGCAGCCCCGATGCCACCGCGGTGCGCTGCGACGGCCGCCGACTGAGCTACCGCGAGCTGTTGCTGCGCAGCCAGCATCAGGCGCAGCGCCTGGTCGAGCGCGGGGTGACGCCCGGCCGCATCGTCGCCATGGCGCTGCCGCGCGACGAGCGCCTGCTCACCGCCATGCTCGCCATCGGCTACGCCGGCGCGGCCTATCTGCCGCTGGACCCGGACGCGCCCGACGAACGCCTGGCCGCGATGCTCAACGACGCGCGTCCGGCGCTGCTGCTGACCACGCCGGAACTGGCGCCGCGCCTGTCGCGCCTGGGCGTGACCGCGGCCACCATGAACCTGTGCGGCCCCAGCGCGACGCCGCTGCCGCTGGACCGCTCCACACCGGAAGGCGGCGCCTACGTGCTCTACACCTCCGGCTCCACCGGCCTGCCCAAGGGCGTGGAGGTCAGCCACCGCAATCTGGACAACCTGCTAGAAGCGATGCGGCGCCAGCTCTCGCCCCACGCCGGCGACCGCTTCCTGGCGGTGACCACGGCGGTGTTCGACGTGGCCGCGCTGGAACTGTTCCTGCCGCTGGTGGTGGGCGCGCAGACGGTGATCGCCGCGGCGGACGTGGTCCGCGACCCGCCGCGCCTGGCCGAGCTGATCCGCGAGCACCGCATCGGCTACGTGCAGGCCACGCCGTCGCTGTGGCGCATGTTGCTGGCCAACGGCGACACCGATCTGTCCGGCGTGCACGCATTGGCCGCGGGCGAAGCGCTCAGCGCCGAGCTCGCGCAGCGCCTGGCGCGCCTGGCCGACAAGGTCAGCAATCTCTACGGCCCCACCGAAACCACGGTCTATTCGACGGCGATCCAACTGACGCCAGCGGACCTGGCTGCGCCGCCGATCGGCCGCCCGCTGCTCAACACCCGACTGTACGTGCTCGACAGCGCCGGCGGCCTGATGCCCGCCGGTTGCGCCGGCGAGCTCTACATCGGCGGCGCGGGCGTGGCCAAGGGCTATCTCAACCGGCCCGAACTCACCGCGCAGCGCTTCCTGCCGGACCCCTTCGACCCGCGCGGCGGCCGCATGTACCGCACCGGCGACCGGGTGCGCTGGCGCGAAGACGGCGTGCTCGAATACCTGGGCCGCGGCGATCAGCAACTGAAGGTGCGCGGCAACCGGGTCGAGCCCGGCGAAATCGAGAGCCAGCTGATGCGCCACGCCGACGTGGCCGAAGCGGCGGTGGTCGCCGAAACCGCCGTCGGCGAAGGCGGCCTGCGCCTGATCGCCTACGTGGTGCCGGCCGCGGGCGCGGCCCTGCAGACCGATGCGCTGCGCCGCTATCTGGCGCGCAAGCTGCCCGACTACATGGTGCCCGCCGCGCTGGTGCCGCTGGACGCGCTGCCGCTGACGGCCAGCGGCAAGCTCGACCGCAAGGCGCTGCCGGCGCCCGAGCGCGGCGACCGCGCCGGATTTGCGCCGCCGCGCAACGAACTCGAACGCCAGCTCGCGGCGATGTGGGCCGAGCTGCTGGCGCTGCCGCAGGTGAGCATCCACGACAGTTTCTTCGACCTGGGCGGCGATTCGCTGACCGCCGCGCAGCTGATCGCGCGCCTGCCCGAACGCTTCGGCAAGCGCCTGCCGGTGGCCAGCCTGTTCGATGCCTCCACGGTGGCCGGCCTGGCCGCGCTGCTGGAGCGCACCGAGCACGAGCACGGCGATCCGCTGGGCCCGGTGCTGTCGCTGCGGCGCCCGCCGCCGCGGCCGGAACGCGCGCCGCCGCGGCCGCTGTTCTGCATCCACCCCATCGCCGGCCTCAGCCTGGGCTATGCCGGGCTGCTGCGGCATCTGGACCCGGCGCTGCCGGTGTACGGACTGCAGGCGCGCGGCCTGCGCGGCGACGAAGCGCTGCCGGCCAGCATCGAAGCGATCGCCGCCGATTACCTCGCCCAGATCAAGCGCCTGCAGCCCGAGGGCCCCTACCGCCTGCTCGGCCGCTCGCTGGGCGGCACCATCGCCCACGCACTGGCCGCGCAACTGCGTGAACTGGGCCAGCCGGTGGAACTGCTGGCGATGATCGACAGTTATCTGTTCGCGCCGCAGGCACGCGCCGATGACCCGGCCGAGGACGCACGCGCAGCGCTGGACTTCCTGGGCATCGCCGCGGCCGCGGACACGGCGCCGCGCAGCCTGGACGAGCTGGCGCCGGCCCTGCTCGCGCACAACGCGCGGGCGATGCCGCTGCTGCATGAGATCGCGCGCGACAACCCGCGCTTCGTCGAACGCGCGTTCGCGGTGATGCGCAACAACCTGAGCCTGGCACGCCGGCACGCGCCGCCGCGGCTGGACCTGGACCTGGTCTATTTCCACGCCACCCAGCGCCATGCCGAACCGCCGCCGTGGGTGCGCCACCGTCCGGAGGACTGGCAGCCCTACATCGGCGGCCGCTTCGAACTGCACGCGCTGGACTGCCACCACGAAGGCGTGCTGGACCCCGCGCCGGCCGCGCGCATCGGCCAGGTGCTGCGCCAGCGCCTGGACGCAGCGCGCGAACGCGGCAGCGACGACGACGCGCAGCACCGGTCGCTCGCCCATGCCTGA
- a CDS encoding GNAT family N-acetyltransferase has product MEWREDCERVDWEELSALYRVAPLGDKPARDLAVVYGNSRYVCFVYDEQGLIGAGRALADGLDCSYLCDIAVHPRAQGSGLGKAIVQRLVALSTGHRKIILYANPGKEGFYLKLGFLRMRTAMAIFGNRERALATGLVAED; this is encoded by the coding sequence ATGGAATGGCGGGAAGACTGCGAACGTGTCGATTGGGAAGAGTTGTCGGCGCTGTACCGGGTGGCGCCCTTGGGCGATAAGCCTGCGCGCGATCTGGCCGTGGTGTACGGGAACAGCCGCTACGTGTGCTTCGTCTACGACGAGCAAGGCCTGATCGGCGCCGGCCGGGCCCTGGCCGACGGACTGGACTGCTCTTATCTGTGCGACATCGCCGTGCACCCGCGCGCGCAAGGCAGCGGACTGGGCAAGGCCATCGTCCAGCGCCTGGTGGCGCTGTCGACCGGCCACCGCAAGATCATCCTCTATGCCAATCCGGGTAAGGAGGGCTTTTACCTCAAGCTGGGCTTCCTGCGCATGCGCACGGCCATGGCGATCTTCGGCAACCGCGAACGCGCGCTGGCGACCGGGCTGGTCGCGGAGGACTGA